tttgagtgcagttatgtaccacaaaatctacctttgtaaattgcactttcacgacagagattgcactacagtacttgtatgaggtgaactgaggtgaatttcttttgtttacaaatattttcacggTAAAAATTATAATATACACTTTggtttaaattacaacacagaatacaatatatatgaaaatgtagaaaaacatccaaaatatttaatacatttcaattggtattctattgcttaacagagcgattaaaactgcgattcatcgaaattaatttttttttttagttaatcgcatgagttaactgcaattaatcgacagccctagtttttataATGAACTTCAAACAGAAACCAACCCTCACAAGCCAAAAGAAATCATTGAATCTTAAGAATGTGTACCTCAGGAGGAGACTAAAACCCTTTGGAAGTAGTAAGCTTGCCATTATGATGTTAATCTTATTACAATCAAGTCTGTATAAAATGTCTTGCTGTGGATGCACATGTAGCAATCTGTAATACAGAATGTATTTTGCAGCTAATCCTGCTCCCGCTAAAGTTGCAGGCTCTCATTGATGTCAAAAAGTACCAAGTCCTGCATAAATGCAGTTGAGTTAGAAGAAATAATGGAATTTTTTTATTAGCATAGCGAAAAAAAGATTAGATGTGAGTTTCTTTTCTTTGGCTTCCTTAGCCAAATAGTTGACACAAGGCAACCAAAAGcttcagtagttctcaaacacccccccttccccccccccggataACATCCCAAGTCTTTGTAATTTGTCATTCTGTTGTTGTTGAATCAGCATTTCTCCATTAAAATGCAGTTGCAGTTCTAGCTACTAACAGTTGATTTgactttgttttattatatttcatcACTTTCTAATAGCACATATAATGGAGGTAGAGCTGCTAGTTGCCTTTCCATTGCAGAGCAGTGTTTGGCAGCCAGAATTATTCATCTTTGGGATGCTCATGCCGcatgattacattttaaaaatttcttgttATATTACCACCTCTTCAGCAGAGGTCTGGCAAAGTATTGCTCATCTTACTTAATCTTTGCAGGGTGACATGTGTCCTTGTCATACCTCCTACTGAGTCATAAAATGAGGCACGGATAGAAATCTTATATTTAAAAGCAGTAGGCCAGGAGTGTTCAGGGTTTTATAGTACTTAATGGGTTTTAGGTTAGGCATTGGGAAGAGAAACTTGAGTTAGGAATACACATTATTTGTACAGCTTTGTCTAATTTTTCCATCTTGGTCATTCAGCACTTGCAAAAAGCAGGCAGGAGCGAAAGGAGCGTCCTGAGGACTTGGATGTACCAGCTGCTCTGGCAGATTTCCTCCATCAACAGAGAACTCAGCAGACTGAACAAGACATGTAAGAAATTAATTCGGCAACAGGGTGCTGAAAATACAATAGATTTATATGCATTTTGTATGCAGTCTCTTTATGCATATACCTGTCGCATGCAGCACCTTGTGGCTCTTCTGTGTCTGTGCACATGCATGCTGCTTCACTTGTAGCTGCTTCCATACATGTTCATAATTTTTTATACCTAGGCATAACAAATCTGCCCTGTGCTAGGATTTCTGGTCAATACTAGGCAAGTTGCGGTGGTATCTCTTGGTAACTACTTCCTTTGGCTCAGTGAAGTTGATTGGAATGATGCAtattccttttttgttgtttgtgcaGGTTTGCTCATCCTTACCAATATGAACTGGAACACTTTGTTCCACCAGATGAAACTCTCAAGAAACCACAACTCCAGGTTAGTGCCCAGATTAAATTTAGTAATCAAATCTAGAAAAAATGTTGAAGTAGATGATGATCAGTTTGTGGTAGGCCCTGCTTGTAGCCTAGTTACagttcgggggtgggggagcagttACAGCCTGTGATAGCAGTGTTTAATTCAGAAACTTTTGGATATTGTGGGAGGAGAGCACTGTGTCCCCACAAGGGAGTATCTAATAACTTGCTTTGTCAGATGTACAGGCCTGTTGAGGATGCACCCTGCCATTTTATCTCCACCTTGGATGAGTTGGTAGAACTGAATGAAAAGCTTGTAAGATGCAAAGAATTTGCTGTGGACTTGGAGGTAAGTATGTTgctctttgttttaaattacatatGTTGAATTAGCACTTCTTCTACTTTTCATCATGTTTTGCTTTGTGTACCATATCCTTTTTATGTTGTTACGTAATATGTCCCAGGTCTGATGTGGGAAGGCTGCTGCATTTTATTATCCTGCATGGGATTTTGGCTGTCATTTTAATTTCTCAAACTTTATTCTATTGTAATAAGCTTTATATTGAATTTAGTCTGTTTTGAATTTTTCCTATGATCCTCTGGGTTATGTTGAGATCCATGGAAAGAAccaatttcaaaattaatttggaTGATGTATTAAGACAGTAGCAATGATTGCAAAGACCTGAAATCTGTTCATGTCATTAACTTTTGCCTAGAGGAACCCTTCCTTCATGTATTGTCATCTTTTCCTCCGCCTTTGGTTATTCTGTGTTTCGTAGTACCACTCCTGCAGGGGCTCTGAGTTAACTTCTGTCCTTTGTCTGATAGCACCATTCCTACAGGAGTTTCCTGGGCTTGACATGTCTGATGCAGATTTCCACCCGGATGGAAGATTTCATTATTGACACTCTGGAGCTACGTAGTGACATGTACATTCTGAATGAGGCCTTCACGGACCCTGCTATTGTAAAGGTCAGTAGACGCTTTCAACCTATCCAGAATTATACCTGGAGAACTTATTTTTGGCTTAACTCTGTCTGAAAGCATGCTTTATCCTCCTGCCCTGGCCACTCCCTGGTTCCGGGGGAGGGTTGGGACAAGTGGGAGAGCCacagtatgggcctgatccaatacccattgaaatcattggaaagattccccttgacttcagtgagcacttAATCAGCCTGTATGACCTCAGGCCATGATAAGATGCTAGTAACATCTAAGTCACTGTTGTGAGAGTGAGCACTGCTTAGTTGGTAATGGCCCAAAAATGAATCTGACCACCCATCAGGAGATATTAGGCAGGACTGTATCCATCAGACTGTGCTGAACACAAACCAGGTACAACTTCAGTTGTACTTGATTGTAAGTGCTTTACTGACAAGTATGAAGACaaggtccttgccccaaagaccTTGCCCACTAGATAAAAATGTGTAAACACAGGAGGGAATGGATGGGGAGCACCATAAACAATGTGACTGAACAGTTAGCAGGCATCGTCTCAGCTCTAAAGCTCTTGAGTTTTACTATATATtttgggagagaggagagatAAATTTTCAGTAGTCTACCAGCTCTCTTTTGAGAGGGCTGAGTGTAGAAACAAGGTCTAGGTGAAACCAAGTACTTGCTGTTTATGCCACTAGCAGTGAAAGGAGAAATGCCAGCAAAGAGGTCTTGGTTTAGAAACATAACTTTCTAATTCTGGTGCTTCAACACTTCAGGCCCCTAAGTGGAATTGGTTATCCTCTCCTCTCAAGAGCTATTCTACCATCTCACATTCTTGTTTCTGATGCATTTGATTGTGTTGCCTTGCAGGTCCTTCATGGTGCCGACTCAGATGTGGAGTGGCTACAGAAAGATTTTGGTCTGTACTTGGTGAACATGTTTGATACTCACCAGGCTGCCCGTCTCCTCAACCTTGGCAGGCACTCCCTGGACCACTTGCTAAAACTCTATTGCCATGTGGAAACTGACAAGCAGTATCAGCTGGCTGACTGGAGGATTCGGTAAAAGTTTTATCCTGACGTTGGCGTTGGAGTTAAGAATGAAATTTTGGGACTTCTTTGCATGTTAATGGTGGACTGTTTCACTTCTCAACCTACCCCCAACCACATAGCTCACTGAGATTTTTGGTTAATACTATAGTGGTGGTGAACTGGAATAAAAGGGACGGGCTTCAAAACGGAGCTGAAATGCATTAGCAGATTTGTGGAATTAGTATGCACAGCACCTGCCTACGGGTACGCTGTGCTTGGCTGTCTATTTCAGCCCCTTACTTTGATGAGCACTAAGCTCTCTCCAAATGCTGTAATatatgtggtttgtttttttttttaaaaaaaaaaaaaatcggggaCACAAGACATTTGGAAGCTGACTTAACACAATAGGAACAGTACATAACTACAGTGTAATGTTATGACAAAAGCTGCCACCTCCTTGAAGAAGTAATTGTTGCCATCTTCTCTGCATTACTCAACCTAGCATTGTAAAGTTGCAGTTCTGTTGTAACAGATGCACAACTAAAAAATTCTAACTCCCAGACAAAAATGCTGCGTAAATCAGTACAGGGACTGAGTTTGAGAGTGATCTCTGCAGCGCAATTTCCCCGGCCCACAAAGAGCCCAGGTGTGGTATGTAGGCTGTGCAGGCACTCAGCGGTAGACACCTTACTATACTAGGTACCCCCTGCCATCTGATTGAGTGGCTCCCCTGTGGATCCTGGTCTCCTAGATATAGACAAGAGGTCAGTTGGAGAAAATCATCATCATAGCGCTCACAAATGAGATTCTGGTGAGAGGAATCCATAGAATTCCTGGATTCATTCTTGGGGGTGGACCCAGATGTAGCTGATCTTTACGTGCTGTGGCAGAGGGCACTGCAAGGATGATGGATGGGCTACTAAAATGCATTTGTGCAACAGTGATAGTTCTCTGCTTCCAGCCCTTTGCCAGAGGAAATGATCCAGTATGCCCGAGACGATACTCACTACCTGCTCTACATTTATGATGAAGTGAGAGAGGCGCTGTGGGAGAGAGGAAATGGACAGCCCATTCAGCTGCAGGTGGTGTGGCAGCGCAGCAGAGACATCTGCTTGAAGGTAAAGCTTCACCTGGGGACCAATTATCTGGGTCAGAATACAGACTGTCTAGGATGGGACGCACCCAAAGGTGTGCCTGGCCCATTCCCTACCTTCTGGCAGAATCCCTAATTTTCAGTATGTATATCTGGAAATAGGCTTACTCTCTCTCCATTCCCACCTAGTGTGGGCTTTTCCACTAGTTAAGGgacctctagatcagtggttctcaaccaggaatccagggccccctggggggccacgagcaggtttcagggggtccgccaatcagtgccagtgttagactcgctagggtccagggcagaaagctgaagtatggggctgaagcccggggaGCCAACATCTggggctaaagccaaagcctgagtaaAGTAGCTTCCGGGGGgggcccaggcaattgccctgcttgctactccctaatgCCAGCCCCGGCTTttttatgcagaaaaccagttatcgTGGAcaagtgggccgtggagtttttatagcatattggtggggaggagaggtgtctcaggaaaaaaaaaaaggttgagaacccctgctctagatatCCTAGATCTTTTGTTGTCTTCAAAACCACTGTTGCTGGTCCACATCAGCCTGCAGGTGTTGAGGCTGAAACTTTTCAAGTGAGTCGATATTTACTCCATTTCTCTGTATATCCCTAAAAAAAGCCCCAGATGTTGGAGCACACTGTAACTTTAGTTTTTTCTTGGCAATGTATATTTGTCATAGTGAGACCAAGAGGTGGGTGGTTTTCTAATCTACCAAGACTTAAAGATCTGGTACGTCTGTGGATGCTCTTGGACTTGGAAACTTTCTTGCCTCGTGTatccaaattaaaatgaaaaagtgagTGTGGCCGGAACTAAAACAATTGTCAGCCCCACATGCTTAAGGTAAAACCCTCAAGGGGCTCCTCAATCCTGAATTCCTGAGCTGCTGTTGAAAACCATCCAGTCCTCTCTTGTGTGCTTAATTCTCTGTGCCAGAGAGAACACAGCCTGAGAAGTGCCCAAGGGAATTGGTACATGACTCTGATATTGATCCCCATTCTCTCTAATACTTCCTGTTCAGAAATACATCAAACCCATCTTCTCAGAGGACTCCTACCTTGAGCTCTACAGGAGACAGAAAAAGCATCTCAACACGCAGCAGCTAACAGCTTTTAAATTGCTATTTGCCTGGAGGGACAAGATGGCACGCCAAGAGGATGAGAGTACAGGGTAGGAAGTCATTCATTAGACACAGTTTGAAATGGATCTCTGCAGAGAAATACAGCTCGTTGAATGGATCTCTGCAGAGCGGTACAGCTTGTTGAAAGAAACACTGGATCTGCTGAGAGTGGTTATTTGGGTGCTTCCTGTGTATCTAAGACACAGTCCAGTGAAAGGTGCATTACTTCAGTGGCACCACTTCCTCCAATCTGTTCCTCTGACCCCTACAGCTCAGATCAGAAATCACATTGGTGAGGGGGTTACCTCTATGGTTTTCTAGATCAGTCCTGATTTATTTCTCCTTAACTGACCCCAATGCTTAAGAACTTGGATCCAGTGCAGAATGATGCATATGGTTCCCCCCCCCATGAAATTTCTCTTTAAACAGGTTTGATTAACATTAACACAATTACCATGATATCAGTGCTACTGCTCTTTATGTTGCAGGTATGTGCTACCAAACCATATGCTACTGAAGATAGCAGAGGAGCTGCCCAAGTATGTATTCGtgccttctgttttttgtctgtttttgtacAACTCTGAATGTCATTTGCTTCTCCTCCAAGTTGATCCCAGGTCCATCAGTCAGATGGGCTATCCTCTtacgtttttgtttttgttttgttttacttactTCTGCAGTTAGCTTGTTGCTCCTAGTAATTAGCATTGCTTTTACCTTTTAGTTCTTCAAAGCAGAGAAATTCGGTGCACAGAAGAATTAAGATGCTCAGCTCTTCTAGCTTGTCTTTATGTCAGGAATACACAACCTACTAATGCAAAACGTGGTCTCACTGCTGCCAGTCATTGCATCTAACTTCTTTTTGTGCTCTCCAGCAGTATGCTAGGAGGAGATTAATTTCACTAACACCTAGGTGTTGATTTAGTTTGTAAAGGAAAATGTGTAGGTGCCAGACCCCTCTCATGTCACCCACGACATTCTCCTGTAAACAAGATTTTTTTGAAGAGCTTGGTATTTTCCATCCACACTTGAAAGAGGATAAAACTGCATCTGTGATTTCAAAACCCTCTACACTCCCTctataagaaaaatatatattggataAGGAGAGAAATTAAAGCTGGATGCAGAAAACACAGGGGTGCTGAGCTAATGGGCTTTCCTATGTTCCCAAACGTGGTATTGACACATTTGTAGTTGTACTGGATAAACAGTGATGACTAATCTGATTTGTCTTATTCAGTGAAGCGAGGGCCTCTGATTACATCTGCTTGACTCTTCTTTGCATGTGGATGTTTGATTTATCAGCTGAGAATACGGCAAACTGGTTTTATTCATTATGTCTTTAGAGAACCCCCGGGCATCATTGCTTGTTGCAACCCGATCCCACCACTAGTCCGCCAACAGATCAACGAAATTCATCTCCTCATCCAACAGGCCCGAGAGATGCCTCTGCTCAAGGTACAAAGATCTTCTACCAACACATAACAAAACCCAAAAGATGTGGACTTTAATGTGGAATATCTCTTGCACCTTGTCCTCCAGAGGTTCCTGTTGATTTCATAGGTATTGAAATCTAGAAATAGCCTACATGCAAGGCTATAGTACAAGACTGCTGCCGGGGATTGCCATTTGTGTGTGAGACAGTAACCTCACTTTGAAGCCTGAGTACTGTACAGTATGCTGTAATACAGACAGAAGCACTTCCTGCCCCTGTAATGAAATTTCACTGCAGACTTCAAAGCAGTGCAGGCCTTTAAGGGAACTAGAGGAGTAACCGGGTAGAAATATTCACTACTGAGCAAAGCAATCAACTGTGAGGTTTCTGGGGCATAACCTTATTCTGCTTTTATGCACACATCACATTTAACTACAAAGGGAATAAGAGCTTGTTGGATGCACATAAGAAATCACCAGTGACAAATCCCATACAACTGGCAAAGCAGAAACATACGCGCAACCTAGAGGCTTGGAATGAGGTTTAATATAGGTCAGCACACTTTTGCTGTCACTACAGTGGAGAGCATCCTCCTACAGTGAAATTAAGCCATTCTTGAGCACAAACACAGCCTTGCTATGTGAACAGCTTCGTAATTTTACCTCTTCTCACACAGACGCACACACCCCTGGGAGGAAAATGTAGAACTGTTTTTCTTTTAGCTGCATTGAAAATATTGATAAGAGGAAGCTTGTGTCTGCTGGGCTAGATGCTTCAAAGTTAACTATTAGTAATTCTCTTATTTTTCTCCCCTTAGTCTGAAACTGTAACAGCGGTGAAGAAGAAAGGGTCTCTGCCCAACCCAGAGGTACTATCTGTATCTCCTTGGCATGCTAATGTGTTTAAACCCTAAACTCATAGAAACTGCCATAGCAGAGGTCCATATCTTGAAGCATGGTGGTAATGGTAGTTTTAGATGGTAATTTTATTCTAACTAGTCCACTAACTAGGTCTTTTTCCATTTGACAAACATGTCCCTTTGTTAACCCAGTTTTATCCTTGTGCAATAATGATTGTAAAAGTACCAGTCAtgagtcaatattttaaaagctccAAACAAGACTATAGTAAATAAGTCTTCCATCAGTAAACACTACAGTTGCTGGACAAagtttttgtgtatgtttgttaTAATCTGTATTGACTGATTTTTAAGAAGTAACATTTCAGATGAGTTACTACAGCTGTCCCAGTTATCCACTTTGTCTGTGGAAGCAAAGCATTCTTGCTAGCCAATAGCCATTTGCACAGCCGTCCCTTTGGAGTCAGATTCACTGTGCAATTGCAGATGAGCTATATTAGAAATACTTAGTCTCAGAATATCACCCATACATTTTAATTGTGTTTAGCATGTCATTTTCCACTCTGTAAATTCCCCTAAAGCATCTCAGAGCAAGGTTCTGTATTGATCACAtatgtaattttgaatttgtttgcAGAGGCTGGAGAATCATTTGTTTGGACCTCATGACAATTCTCGTGTTCCTCTGGATGATATTCAGAACCTCTCAGCATTAGGTAATTTGGGAAGGATGGGAGACAGCCTCTGACTTCTGCtaatatggaaaaaaattcaagtagcttttttttttctttgacaccTTAAAATAAGCATATCACCGTCAGTGGAAGCTCATTTGTGGAGCCAGGGAGATCATAGCAGAACACAAATCCAATAGGAATGGAGTGTTCAAAACcagaaactttttttcctttctctgcagaACCTGCACCAGTTCTGGAATGTGGGAGCCTCTTTTCAGACAGCAACGGGGAGATGGACAGCACAAGGATATTACCTAACTCCGCATGTCTTGTTGCTACTGCAACCATCAGTATATTCAGTGTAAGCTCCAGTAATATGAAGGGGTCGGTGTTAAGGGAGCTGCAGAGGAATAGGATATTCATGGAGATACTGCTGTGCTCCCTGTCAGGTGTTCAGGAAGCTGGCAAGTGGATTAACTCTTCTTACAGTCCCAGAGTCACTGCCCACACTGAGCCTTTAGGTGAATTAGGAAATGATATGGCGATAACGCAAGGAGCCCAGAAATACAACTGAAAATTCACCTACTACTAAAACAAGCAGCAGGTGTGAAATGGGTTCTGTTACAGAACAGAACTTTCTGGGCTTGTCAAGTATAGAAGTAAAATTCAGtactgcctcagttccccatctcacttctctcctccccctcttcttctcctcccccaccacacaagTAAGAAAAGCCTAGTTGATGATGTATCGGCTTTGGCACTAGGGGATGTCGTATATGTCTTTTGGCTTTTACTAACTCTACTAGCTCTTAAAAGCCTCAGGTCACATATCATCATGTGTTTCAAACAATGCTGGACCCATTGTCTATATACAGTCTGTATGTAACTTACGTATTTTATATGCTAATGTTTTTTCTGCATTCCTTAAGGAGCCTGATGTGAATGAAGGGAATGAGAAGAACTTAACAGTAGCACAGCAGAAAGCTCAACGCATAATGGAGTCCTTTGAAAATCCGTTTAGAATGGTAAAGGGCACTGTATATATTTTGTAATGACAGCTGGTAACTGAGCAATATAGTGGGTCCCATAAGAGCAGGAATTTTCACAAGGCAGGGTTAGAGCCTAGCATGACAGCTGCTGCTCATTTACTGGAATCACAGAGTTATATGCTAGATGTATTTTGCAAGGAAAACAATtggattttgttttgaaacttgTAGAGAAATGGATGTTAGGGAGGCACTtccacaagttaaaaaaaaatcatatttttaaaaactctaacTTTTGTTAGATACCTttaattaaaaccattttttaaatctagtttttcATCTTTGACTGTATTTTACATCTCTCAGCTTGAAGGTGAAAATAAAACTAGTCGGTTCGCTCTTGATTTGAATCTATTTCATTTCTGGTTTTCCAtgttctaaaatgtattttaccAGTGTGTTTGGACTTCCAAACTGGAGGATAATGTTATCAAAAAGTTTccattggatttatttttaatagaaatatttctgttggCCTCAAG
This sequence is a window from Dermochelys coriacea isolate rDerCor1 chromosome 18, rDerCor1.pri.v4, whole genome shotgun sequence. Protein-coding genes within it:
- the EXOSC10 gene encoding exosome component 10 isoform X3; amino-acid sequence: MQGDRLLHCMSKVMQYHGCRSHIKDRSKATELEDKFDLLVDSNDVILERVGILLDEAAGVNKNQQPILPAGMQLPKTIVSSWNRKSGESHRTKSETFRLLHAKNITRPQLKFREKIDNSNTPFVPKLFVKPNALKPLPEALAKSRQERKERPEDLDVPAALADFLHQQRTQQTEQDMFAHPYQYELEHFVPPDETLKKPQLQMYRPVEDAPCHFISTLDELVELNEKLVRCKEFAVDLEHHSYRSFLGLTCLMQISTRMEDFIIDTLELRSDMYILNEAFTDPAIVKVLHGADSDVEWLQKDFGLYLVNMFDTHQAARLLNLGRHSLDHLLKLYCHVETDKQYQLADWRIRPLPEEMIQYARDDTHYLLYIYDEVREALWERGNGQPIQLQVVWQRSRDICLKKYIKPIFSEDSYLELYRRQKKHLNTQQLTAFKLLFAWRDKMARQEDESTGYVLPNHMLLKIAEELPKEPPGIIACCNPIPPLVRQQINEIHLLIQQAREMPLLKSETVTAVKKKGSLPNPERLENHLFGPHDNSRVPLDDIQNLSALEPAPVLECGSLFSDSNGEMDSTRILPNSACLVATATISIFSEPDVNEGNEKNLTVAQQKAQRIMESFENPFRMYLPSEQNPAHISQSAKFDPSSKIYEISNRWKLVSQAQLQKEAKEEAKKKIVQQRAAREQVQKECKATAENIVSVRQQAVQEQASKKRERITNEPGTETPKQEKKRPKASQEPEEQEMPKQFTPFDYSKSNFKVFTGNSKSKQSSQFDPAKQAHTGKKFSGANKLQHPAGNKSMSYLAGKSDRGSRHSWPKR
- the EXOSC10 gene encoding exosome component 10 isoform X1, coding for MAAAGGGGSRSAAVKTGQVMETGSGGGGGGGDDTEEPPGGCSDTVLPGFRDADSFVKHALGTVVAATKASNGLPQPGDEYDFYRSFPGFRAYCEMQGDRLLHCMSKVMQYHGCRSHIKDRSKATELEDKFDLLVDSNDVILERVGILLDEAAGVNKNQQPILPAGMQLPKTIVSSWNRKSGESHRTKSETFRLLHAKNITRPQLKFREKIDNSNTPFVPKLFVKPNALKPLPEALAKSRQERKERPEDLDVPAALADFLHQQRTQQTEQDMFAHPYQYELEHFVPPDETLKKPQLQMYRPVEDAPCHFISTLDELVELNEKLVRCKEFAVDLEHHSYRSFLGLTCLMQISTRMEDFIIDTLELRSDMYILNEAFTDPAIVKVLHGADSDVEWLQKDFGLYLVNMFDTHQAARLLNLGRHSLDHLLKLYCHVETDKQYQLADWRIRPLPEEMIQYARDDTHYLLYIYDEVREALWERGNGQPIQLQVVWQRSRDICLKKYIKPIFSEDSYLELYRRQKKHLNTQQLTAFKLLFAWRDKMARQEDESTGYVLPNHMLLKIAEELPKEPPGIIACCNPIPPLVRQQINEIHLLIQQAREMPLLKSETVTAVKKKGSLPNPERLENHLFGPHDNSRVPLDDIQNLSALEPAPVLECGSLFSDSNGEMDSTRILPNSACLVATATISIFSEPDVNEGNEKNLTVAQQKAQRIMESFENPFRMYLPSEQNPAHISQSAKFDPSSKIYEISNRWKLVSQAQLQKEAKEEAKKKIVQQRAAREQVQKECKATAENIVSVRQQAVQEQASKKRERITNEPGTETPKQEKKRPKASQEPEEQEMPKQFTPFDYSKSNFKVFTGNSKSKQSSQFDPAKQAHTGKKFSGANKLQHPAGNKSMSYLAGKSDRGSRHSWPKR
- the EXOSC10 gene encoding exosome component 10 isoform X2; translated protein: MAAAGGGGSRSAAVKTGQVMETGSGGGGGGGDDTEEPPGGCSDTVLPGFRDADSFVKHALGTVVAATKASNGLPQPGDEYDFYRSFPGFRAYCEMQGDRLLHCMSKVMQYHGCRSHIKDRSKATELEDKFDLLVDSNDVILERVGILLDEAAGVNKNQQPILPAGMQLPKTIVSSWNRKSGESHRTKSETFRLLHAKNITRPQLKFREKIDNSNTPFVPKLFVKPNALKPLPEALAKSRQERKERPEDLDVPAALADFLHQQRTQQTEQDMFAHPYQYELEHFVPPDETLKKPQLQMYRPVEDAPCHFISTLDELVELNEKLVRCKEFAVDLEHHSYRSFLGLTCLMQISTRMEDFIIDTLELRSDMYILNEAFTDPAIVKVLHGADSDVEWLQKDFGLYLVNMFDTHQAARLLNLGRHSLDHLLKLYCHVETDKQYQLADWRIRPLPEEMIQYARDDTHYLLYIYDEVREALWERGNGQPIQLQVVWQRSRDICLKKYIKPIFSEDSYLELYRRQKKHLNTQQLTAFKLLFAWRDKMARQEDESTGYVLPNHMLLKIAEELPKEPPGIIACCNPIPPLVRQQINEIHLLIQQAREMPLLKSETVTAVKKKGSLPNPERLENHLFGPHDNSRVPLDDIQNLSALEPAPVLECGSLFSDSNGEMDSTREPDVNEGNEKNLTVAQQKAQRIMESFENPFRMYLPSEQNPAHISQSAKFDPSSKIYEISNRWKLVSQAQLQKEAKEEAKKKIVQQRAAREQVQKECKATAENIVSVRQQAVQEQASKKRERITNEPGTETPKQEKKRPKASQEPEEQEMPKQFTPFDYSKSNFKVFTGNSKSKQSSQFDPAKQAHTGKKFSGANKLQHPAGNKSMSYLAGKSDRGSRHSWPKR